A genome region from Cataglyphis hispanica isolate Lineage 1 chromosome 26, ULB_Chis1_1.0, whole genome shotgun sequence includes the following:
- the LOC126858597 gene encoding CYFIP-related Rac1 interactor B isoform X2, which yields MGKLLSLLARDESTCCTPQKYDVFLDFENAQPSDIERETFEAVQRVLKNSESILEEIQCYKGAGKEIREAISAPTEECQRKAYLTVAPLVAKLKRFYEFSLELERVVPKILGQLCSGNLSPTQHLETQQALVKQLAEILEFVLKFDEHKMKTPAIQNDFSYYRRTLTRASLARQDNAEKDLVVGNELANRMSLFYAHATPMLRVLSHATITFLMDNEDIARENITETLGTMAKVCLRMLENPNLLAQFQREETQLFVLRVMVGLVILYDHVHPQGAFVKGSNVDVKGCVKLLKDQPPCKSEGLLNALRYTTKHLNEENTPKNIKNLLAA from the exons ATGGGCAAGCTTTTGAGTCTTCTGGCTCGAGACGAGTCTACCTGTTGCACACCTCAAAAGTACGACGTCTTCTTAGATTTCGAAA ATGCACAGCCATCGGACATCGAACGCGAGACGTTCGAGGCAGTGCAAAGGGTGCTGAAGAATTCAGAATCTATTTTGGAGGAAATACAATGTTACAAGGGAGCCGGGAAAGAAATCAGAGAAGCGATTTCGGCACCCACGGAGGAATGTCAGAGAAAAGCTTATCTGACCGTAGCACCCCTCGTCGCGAAACTCAAACGATTCTATGAGTTTTCCTTGGAACTCG AAAGGGTGGTCCCGAAAATCTTGGGGCAACTGTGCTCGGGAAATCTCTCACCGACGCAACATCTGGAGACGCAGCAGGCCCTAGTCAAGCAATTGGCAGAGATATTGGAATTCGTATTGAAGTTCGACGAGCATAAAATGAAAACGCCAGCGATCCAGAACGATTTCAGTTATTATCGAAGGACGTTGACGAGGGCGTCGTTGGCGCGACAGGACAACGCCGAGAAGGACCTAGTTGTCGGCAACGAGCTCGCCAACCGAATGTCCTTGTTCTACGCCCACGCGACACCCATGCTTCGTGTTCTGAGTCACGCGACCATTACTTTCTTGATGGAC aaCGAAGATATagcgagagaaaatataacagaaaCGCTTGGTACAATGGCAAAAGTGTGTCTTCGAATGTTGGAAAATCC GAATTTGTTGGCGCAATTCCAACGAGAAGAGACCCAGCTCTTTGTTTTAAGGGTCATGGTGGGTCTGGTGATACTCTACGATCATGTACATCCCCAAGGTGCCTTCGTAAAGGGTTCGAATGTGGAT GTCAAAGGCTGTGTAAAACTATTAAAGGATCAGCCGCCTTGTAAGAGCGAAGGCCTGCTGAACGCCCTTCGCTATACCACGAAGCACTTGAACGAGGAGAACAcgccaaaaaatataaagaatctgCTGGCCGCATGA
- the LOC126858597 gene encoding CYFIP-related Rac1 interactor B isoform X1 produces the protein MEPLRERFRCLSRCKVTLVERSCTLTMGKLLSLLARDESTCCTPQKYDVFLDFENAQPSDIERETFEAVQRVLKNSESILEEIQCYKGAGKEIREAISAPTEECQRKAYLTVAPLVAKLKRFYEFSLELERVVPKILGQLCSGNLSPTQHLETQQALVKQLAEILEFVLKFDEHKMKTPAIQNDFSYYRRTLTRASLARQDNAEKDLVVGNELANRMSLFYAHATPMLRVLSHATITFLMDNEDIARENITETLGTMAKVCLRMLENPNLLAQFQREETQLFVLRVMVGLVILYDHVHPQGAFVKGSNVDVKGCVKLLKDQPPCKSEGLLNALRYTTKHLNEENTPKNIKNLLAA, from the exons ATGGAGCCTCTTCGCGAACGCTTCAG ATGCCTTTCACGTTGTAAAGTGACCCTCGTGGAGAGAAGCTGTACACTTACGATGGGCAAGCTTTTGAGTCTTCTGGCTCGAGACGAGTCTACCTGTTGCACACCTCAAAAGTACGACGTCTTCTTAGATTTCGAAA ATGCACAGCCATCGGACATCGAACGCGAGACGTTCGAGGCAGTGCAAAGGGTGCTGAAGAATTCAGAATCTATTTTGGAGGAAATACAATGTTACAAGGGAGCCGGGAAAGAAATCAGAGAAGCGATTTCGGCACCCACGGAGGAATGTCAGAGAAAAGCTTATCTGACCGTAGCACCCCTCGTCGCGAAACTCAAACGATTCTATGAGTTTTCCTTGGAACTCG AAAGGGTGGTCCCGAAAATCTTGGGGCAACTGTGCTCGGGAAATCTCTCACCGACGCAACATCTGGAGACGCAGCAGGCCCTAGTCAAGCAATTGGCAGAGATATTGGAATTCGTATTGAAGTTCGACGAGCATAAAATGAAAACGCCAGCGATCCAGAACGATTTCAGTTATTATCGAAGGACGTTGACGAGGGCGTCGTTGGCGCGACAGGACAACGCCGAGAAGGACCTAGTTGTCGGCAACGAGCTCGCCAACCGAATGTCCTTGTTCTACGCCCACGCGACACCCATGCTTCGTGTTCTGAGTCACGCGACCATTACTTTCTTGATGGAC aaCGAAGATATagcgagagaaaatataacagaaaCGCTTGGTACAATGGCAAAAGTGTGTCTTCGAATGTTGGAAAATCC GAATTTGTTGGCGCAATTCCAACGAGAAGAGACCCAGCTCTTTGTTTTAAGGGTCATGGTGGGTCTGGTGATACTCTACGATCATGTACATCCCCAAGGTGCCTTCGTAAAGGGTTCGAATGTGGAT GTCAAAGGCTGTGTAAAACTATTAAAGGATCAGCCGCCTTGTAAGAGCGAAGGCCTGCTGAACGCCCTTCGCTATACCACGAAGCACTTGAACGAGGAGAACAcgccaaaaaatataaagaatctgCTGGCCGCATGA